In Rutidosis leptorrhynchoides isolate AG116_Rl617_1_P2 chromosome 2, CSIRO_AGI_Rlap_v1, whole genome shotgun sequence, one genomic interval encodes:
- the LOC139889374 gene encoding uncharacterized protein, with translation MVREFIKHQIGNGNTTLAWSDNWSICGPLAAFISQRDIHGIGSSRHALVKDIVKGSHFIWPTQWYAKYPLLHGLNPPLFNDSCDVIKWVGTDGNFHNFSVTIVWDTIRPRALKVNLFQVVWFSQCIPRHAFIMWLLMGERLKTQDKLKPWDSPSGLRQGYEAESDSVWNCRLFKAKARSEEKVFEAIFNVVRLKLMSLRFKDTSEVEKMRTVWQFV, from the exons ATGGTACGTGAATTCATAAAACATCAGATAGGTAATGGAAATACAACTTTAGCTTGGTCAGACAATTGGAGTATATGTGGGCCTCTAGCTGCGTTCATTAGTCAAAGGGATATTCATGGTATTGGATCTAGTCGTCACGCTTTGGTCAAAGATATTGTCAAGGGGTCTCATTTTATATGGCCTACCCAATGGTATGCGAAGTACCCCTTATTACATGGGCTTAATCCTCCACTTTTTAATGACTCATGTGATGTGATCAAATGGGTGGGAACTGATGGTAACTTTCATAACTTCTCTGTTACTATTGTATGGGATACTATAAGGCCAAGGGCATTAAAAGTTAATTTGTTTCAAGTGGTTTGGTTTTCGCAATGTATCCCTCGCCATGCTTTTATAATGTGGCTTCTTATGGGCGAAAGACTAAAGACACAAGATAAATTGAAGCCGTGGGATAGTCCAAGTG GTTTGAGACAAGGTTATGAAGCTGAGTCAGATTCAGTTTG GAATTGTAGATTGTTCAAGGCGAAAGCTCGCTCGGAAGAGAAGGTGTTTGAAGCTATATTTAATGTTGTTCGATTAAAGCTTATGTCCCTTCGCTTCAAGGATACAAGTGAAGTGGAGAAGATGAGAACGGTTTGGCAATTTGTTTAG